A region from the Clavibacter sp. A6099 genome encodes:
- a CDS encoding carbohydrate ABC transporter permease: MSTLTGTPIAAPDAGTPVRDAPADKTPKRRRRAGAPRERRSIVLTLVMALLLIYSVLPLFWLLVNSTKTQDALFSSFGLWFSGDFALWDNIQGVLTYGNGEFVRWLGNTLIYVVVGAGGATLLATLAGYGLAKFDFPGKKIVFAVVLGAVAIPGTALAVPTFLLFSQMGLTNTPWAIILPSLISPFGLYLIWTYAVDSVPEEILEAARIDGSSEIRTFFTISLRLLSPGLITVLLFSIVATWNNYFLPLIMLSDSRWYPLTVGLNQWNAQSTTVGGQPIYNLVITGSFLAIIPIVIAFLFLQRYWQSGLSAGGVKA; this comes from the coding sequence GTGTCGACCCTCACCGGAACCCCCATCGCCGCGCCCGACGCCGGCACGCCCGTCCGCGACGCCCCGGCGGACAAGACGCCCAAGCGCCGCAGGCGCGCCGGCGCCCCGCGCGAGCGCCGGAGCATCGTGCTCACGCTCGTCATGGCGCTGCTGCTCATCTACTCCGTCCTCCCCCTCTTCTGGCTCCTGGTCAACTCGACCAAGACGCAGGACGCGCTGTTCAGCTCGTTCGGCCTCTGGTTCTCGGGCGACTTCGCGCTGTGGGACAACATCCAGGGCGTGCTGACCTACGGCAACGGCGAGTTCGTCCGCTGGCTCGGCAACACGCTGATCTACGTGGTCGTCGGAGCGGGCGGCGCCACGCTGCTCGCGACCCTCGCGGGCTACGGCCTCGCGAAGTTCGACTTCCCCGGCAAGAAGATCGTGTTCGCGGTGGTGCTCGGCGCCGTCGCGATCCCCGGCACGGCCCTCGCCGTGCCGACCTTCCTGCTGTTCAGCCAGATGGGCCTCACGAACACCCCGTGGGCGATCATCCTGCCGTCGCTCATCAGCCCCTTCGGCCTCTACCTCATCTGGACGTACGCGGTCGACTCGGTGCCCGAGGAGATCCTCGAGGCGGCCCGGATCGACGGGTCGAGCGAGATCCGCACCTTCTTCACGATCAGCCTGCGGCTCCTCAGCCCCGGCCTCATCACGGTGCTGCTGTTCTCGATCGTCGCGACCTGGAACAACTACTTCCTGCCCCTGATCATGCTGAGCGACTCCCGCTGGTACCCCCTCACGGTGGGCCTCAACCAGTGGAACGCGCAGTCCACCACCGTGGGCGGCCAGCCGATCTACAACCTCGTCATCACGGGCTCGTTCCTCGCGATCATCCCGATCGTGATCGCGTTCCTCTTCCTCCAGCGCTACTGGCAGTCCGGCCTCTCGGCCGGCGGCGTCAAGGCGTAG
- a CDS encoding carbohydrate ABC transporter permease has protein sequence MTTMSTSATRPKAPDAARPSGPPMRRDKRRWTGLGFVAPFLVVFLVVLIAPVGYSIYLSLFQERMIGGNSFVGIANYTQALNDPNFWDALGRVALFLVVQVPIMLFIALFAALALDSARLHLTAFFRISIFLPYAVPAVVAALMWGFIYGNRFGLVGNVEQATGWDLPDLLSQSWILASIGNIVTWEFVGYNMLLFYAALRVISPDLYEAAELDGAGPFRIITGIKLPAIRGALVIGVIFSIIGSFQLFNEPNILQTLAPNAISSYFTPNMYAYNLSFAGQQFNYSAAIAIIMGVLTMVVAYVVQLVGTRKDS, from the coding sequence ATGACGACGATGTCGACCTCGGCCACCCGGCCGAAGGCGCCCGACGCGGCCCGCCCGAGCGGTCCCCCGATGCGACGCGACAAGCGACGCTGGACCGGACTGGGCTTCGTCGCCCCGTTCCTCGTGGTCTTCCTCGTCGTCCTCATCGCGCCCGTCGGCTACTCGATCTACCTCAGCCTGTTCCAGGAGCGGATGATCGGCGGCAACTCGTTCGTCGGCATCGCGAACTACACGCAGGCGCTCAACGACCCGAACTTCTGGGACGCGCTCGGCCGCGTCGCCCTGTTCCTCGTGGTGCAGGTGCCGATCATGCTGTTCATCGCCCTGTTCGCGGCCCTCGCGCTCGACTCGGCCCGCCTGCACCTCACGGCGTTCTTCCGCATCTCGATCTTCCTGCCCTACGCCGTCCCCGCGGTCGTCGCGGCGCTCATGTGGGGCTTCATCTACGGCAACCGCTTCGGCCTCGTCGGCAACGTCGAGCAGGCCACCGGCTGGGACCTGCCCGACCTGCTCTCGCAGAGCTGGATCCTCGCGTCGATCGGCAACATCGTCACGTGGGAGTTCGTCGGCTACAACATGCTGCTGTTCTACGCGGCCCTCCGCGTCATCTCGCCCGACCTCTACGAGGCCGCCGAGCTCGACGGGGCCGGACCGTTCCGCATCATCACCGGCATCAAGCTCCCCGCCATCCGCGGTGCGCTCGTCATCGGCGTGATCTTCTCCATCATCGGCAGCTTCCAGCTCTTCAACGAGCCGAACATCCTGCAGACGCTGGCGCCGAACGCGATCAGCTCGTACTTCACCCCGAACATGTACGCGTACAACCTGTCCTTCGCGGGACAGCAGTTCAACTACTCCGCCGCCATCGCGATCATCATGGGCGTCCTGACGATGGTGGTCGCCTACGTGGTGCAGCTCGTCGGCACCCGGAAGGACAGCTGA
- a CDS encoding PfkB family carbohydrate kinase gives MRIVVVGDVLLDVDMIGAAHRLSPDAPVPVIEVEESLPRAGGAGLVATMLARDGHEVRLVTVLSDDRHSATLRECLDRIDVVAGPSGAPTPVKTRVRADGHAIARIDEGCAPPPTPAATDEMLDAIATADAIVVADYGRGVTRDPRLRAALDARAARVPLVWDPHPAGEPPVPNTALATPNLAEARAFSGVAGRDVAAAADAARLLREKWGVATVAVTMSERGALLVSAAASGAEGAAGGSMPVVVPAPLVATGDPCGAGDRLAATALAALAAGSPVEDAVRDAVAAAAEYVDAGGVATLVGPPAARPIGGHAASALQVVRATRASGGTVVATGGCFDLVHAGHARTLAAARALGDCLVVLLNSDDSVRRIKGPERPIMTEEDRVDLLMSLGVVDAVVLFSEDTPEEALRSIKPDLWVKGGDYRAEDLPESAVIAEWGGQAVTVPYHPGRSTTKLAGALARVG, from the coding sequence GTGAGGATCGTCGTGGTCGGCGACGTGCTCCTCGACGTCGACATGATCGGCGCCGCCCACCGCCTCAGCCCCGACGCGCCCGTGCCGGTGATCGAGGTCGAGGAGTCGCTGCCCCGCGCGGGCGGAGCCGGCCTCGTCGCCACGATGCTCGCGCGCGACGGCCACGAGGTGCGCCTCGTCACCGTGCTCTCCGACGACCGCCACTCCGCGACGCTGCGTGAGTGCCTCGACCGGATCGACGTGGTCGCCGGCCCGTCCGGCGCGCCCACGCCCGTGAAGACCCGCGTCCGCGCCGACGGCCACGCCATCGCCCGCATCGACGAGGGCTGCGCGCCGCCGCCCACGCCGGCCGCGACCGACGAGATGCTCGACGCGATCGCCACGGCCGACGCCATCGTCGTCGCCGACTACGGCCGCGGCGTCACGCGCGATCCCCGGCTCCGCGCCGCCCTCGACGCGCGCGCCGCCCGGGTGCCGCTGGTCTGGGATCCGCACCCCGCGGGCGAGCCGCCCGTGCCGAACACCGCGCTCGCCACCCCGAACCTCGCCGAGGCGCGCGCGTTCTCCGGCGTCGCCGGGCGCGACGTGGCCGCGGCCGCCGACGCCGCCCGACTCCTGCGGGAGAAATGGGGCGTCGCCACGGTCGCCGTCACCATGAGCGAGCGCGGCGCCCTGCTCGTGTCGGCGGCCGCGTCGGGCGCGGAGGGCGCGGCCGGCGGATCCATGCCCGTCGTCGTCCCCGCCCCGCTCGTCGCGACCGGCGACCCGTGCGGCGCGGGCGACCGGCTCGCCGCCACCGCCCTCGCGGCGCTGGCCGCGGGATCCCCCGTCGAGGACGCCGTGCGCGACGCCGTCGCCGCCGCGGCCGAGTACGTGGACGCGGGCGGCGTCGCCACCCTCGTCGGCCCGCCCGCCGCGCGCCCCATCGGCGGTCACGCGGCGAGCGCCCTCCAGGTGGTCCGCGCGACCCGCGCCTCAGGCGGCACCGTCGTCGCGACCGGCGGCTGCTTCGACCTCGTGCACGCCGGCCACGCCCGCACGCTCGCGGCGGCCCGCGCGCTCGGCGACTGCCTGGTCGTCCTCCTCAACTCGGACGACTCGGTGCGCCGCATCAAGGGACCCGAGCGCCCGATCATGACCGAGGAGGACCGCGTCGACCTCCTCATGTCGCTCGGCGTGGTGGACGCGGTGGTGCTCTTCTCCGAGGACACCCCCGAGGAGGCGCTCCGCTCCATCAAGCCCGACCTCTGGGTCAAGGGCGGCGACTACCGCGCCGAGGACCTCCCCGAGTCGGCGGTCATCGCCGAGTGGGGCGGTCAGGCCGTGACCGTGCCGTACCACCCCGGCCGCTCGACCACGAAGCTCGCCGGCGCGCTCGCCCGCGTCGGCTGA
- a CDS encoding glycoside hydrolase family 26 protein gives MTHHPRTIRTATTLILGLALTAGILTAASPANSATAATGQAPTVASAAPTVSDARLRFGVATPGGPTAGGELDAVAQQVGEDPSIVLSYADFTQAPPIQALDQVRARGAESLLTWEPWKAGAGVDQPGFSNASILAGDHDDYLRQWGSELAAWGGPVSLRYAHEMNGDWYPWADGVNGNAPGSYAAAWRHVHDVVVAQGATNVKWVWTPNVPYTGSTLLAGLYPGAGYVDVVGLDGYNWGSVAGQHWTAPSDLFGFGLQRLRAVAAGKPIIIAETASSEVGGSKAEWDTDLVAFLQAQPDVVAFVWFDMDKEADWRIGSSASSTTAIRDALAARRV, from the coding sequence ATGACGCACCACCCCCGCACCATCCGCACCGCGACCACCCTCATCCTGGGTCTCGCCCTCACCGCCGGGATCCTCACCGCAGCATCCCCGGCCAACTCCGCCACCGCCGCCACCGGCCAGGCCCCCACCGTCGCGAGCGCCGCTCCGACCGTCTCCGACGCCCGGCTCCGCTTCGGCGTCGCGACCCCCGGCGGTCCCACCGCCGGCGGCGAGCTCGACGCCGTCGCCCAGCAGGTCGGCGAGGACCCGAGCATCGTGCTCTCCTACGCCGACTTCACGCAGGCGCCGCCCATCCAGGCCCTCGACCAGGTCCGCGCCCGCGGCGCCGAGAGCCTCCTCACCTGGGAGCCGTGGAAGGCCGGAGCTGGCGTGGACCAGCCCGGATTCTCGAACGCGAGCATCCTCGCGGGCGACCACGACGACTACCTCCGCCAGTGGGGATCCGAGCTGGCCGCCTGGGGCGGCCCCGTCTCCCTCCGCTACGCGCACGAGATGAACGGCGACTGGTACCCGTGGGCCGACGGGGTCAACGGCAACGCGCCGGGCTCCTACGCCGCCGCCTGGCGTCACGTGCACGACGTCGTCGTCGCCCAGGGCGCGACCAACGTGAAGTGGGTGTGGACACCCAACGTGCCGTACACCGGATCCACGCTGCTCGCGGGCCTCTACCCGGGTGCCGGCTACGTCGACGTCGTCGGGCTCGACGGCTACAACTGGGGCTCCGTCGCCGGCCAGCACTGGACCGCGCCGAGCGACCTGTTCGGCTTCGGCCTCCAGCGGCTGCGCGCCGTCGCGGCCGGCAAGCCGATCATCATCGCGGAGACCGCGTCGTCCGAGGTCGGCGGGTCCAAGGCCGAGTGGGACACCGATCTGGTCGCGTTCCTGCAGGCCCAGCCCGACGTGGTCGCCTTCGTCTGGTTCGACATGGACAAGGAGGCGGACTGGCGCATCGGCAGCTCCGCGTCCTCCACCACCGCCATCCGCGACGCGCTCGCCGCACGTCGCGTCTGA
- a CDS encoding SDR family oxidoreductase, with translation MTDSPRPSTGRVLITGGASGLGAAVAQAVLAAGGEPIVLDLDTSSVTGMEAHRIDVSDTRATEALVTEIAQAHGGLDAVVTAAGIDRCGRLVDVAPTEWEKVIGVNLMGTVAVVRAALPFLTESHGRVVTVASSLAIKAVSDATAYCASKFGVLGFTRALAAETKGEVGVTTLIPSGMKTHFFDDRDPKYKPGSDANLNDPAAVADSVMFILGQPRGCEIRELVITHELEDSWP, from the coding sequence ATGACCGACTCCCCCCGCCCCAGCACCGGCCGCGTCCTCATCACCGGAGGCGCGTCCGGGCTCGGCGCCGCGGTCGCGCAGGCGGTCCTCGCGGCCGGCGGCGAGCCCATCGTGCTCGACCTCGACACGTCGAGCGTCACCGGCATGGAGGCGCACCGCATCGACGTCTCCGACACCCGCGCCACCGAGGCGCTCGTCACGGAGATCGCCCAGGCGCACGGCGGGCTGGATGCCGTCGTGACCGCCGCGGGCATCGACCGCTGCGGCCGCCTCGTCGACGTCGCCCCCACCGAGTGGGAGAAGGTCATCGGCGTGAACCTGATGGGCACGGTCGCCGTCGTCCGCGCGGCGCTGCCGTTCCTCACCGAGTCGCATGGCCGCGTCGTCACCGTCGCGTCGTCGCTCGCCATCAAGGCCGTCTCGGATGCGACCGCCTACTGCGCGTCGAAGTTCGGCGTGCTCGGCTTCACCCGCGCGCTGGCCGCCGAGACGAAGGGCGAGGTCGGCGTGACCACGCTGATCCCCTCCGGCATGAAGACCCACTTCTTCGACGACCGCGACCCGAAGTACAAGCCCGGCTCCGACGCGAACCTCAACGACCCTGCCGCCGTCGCCGACTCGGTGATGTTCATCCTCGGCCAGCCGCGCGGCTGCGAGATCCGCGAGCTCGTCATCACCCACGAGCTCGAGGACAGCTGGCCGTGA
- a CDS encoding LacI family DNA-binding transcriptional regulator: protein MTSPPSAVKSGGRRTPGGRTVSMADVAAHAGVSAQTVSRVSNGAQNVEASTRQRVVDAMAELGYRPNSAARALKTGRFRSIGIIMFTLSTLGNMRTLDAIVTAASGAGYTITLMPVPHPTEGEVAGAFSRLQEEAVDGVVIIIEAHMLDRADVIIPVGLPVVIIDSDAGDPFVVVDTDQEQGTRLVTQHLLDLGHTAIVHVAGPSTSYSAARRAAEWRATMVDAGLQPEDPAQGDWTTASGYRIGTELGRRTDITGIVAANDQMALGIMHALHELGRDVPGDISVVGFDDTEESSSFWPPLTTVHQDFTEIGRRSMQVLLEMLDGREPSGDRIVPTRLVVRESAGAPRGDGR, encoded by the coding sequence ATGACATCTCCACCGTCGGCCGTCAAGTCGGGCGGTCGGCGCACGCCCGGCGGCCGCACCGTGTCGATGGCCGACGTCGCCGCGCACGCCGGCGTGTCCGCCCAGACGGTCTCCCGGGTGTCCAACGGGGCGCAGAACGTGGAGGCCTCGACCCGCCAGCGGGTGGTGGACGCGATGGCCGAGCTGGGGTACCGGCCGAACAGCGCCGCGCGGGCCCTCAAGACCGGGCGCTTCCGCAGCATCGGCATCATCATGTTCACGCTCTCCACCCTCGGCAACATGCGCACGCTCGACGCGATCGTCACGGCCGCGTCCGGCGCCGGGTACACGATCACGCTCATGCCGGTGCCGCATCCCACCGAGGGCGAGGTGGCCGGGGCGTTCAGCCGGCTGCAGGAGGAGGCGGTCGACGGGGTCGTCATCATCATCGAGGCGCACATGCTCGACCGGGCCGACGTCATCATCCCCGTCGGGCTGCCCGTCGTGATCATCGACTCCGACGCGGGCGACCCGTTCGTGGTCGTCGACACCGACCAGGAGCAGGGCACGCGGCTCGTCACGCAGCACCTGCTGGATCTCGGGCACACCGCGATCGTGCACGTCGCGGGTCCCTCCACCTCCTACTCGGCGGCCCGGCGCGCGGCCGAGTGGCGCGCGACGATGGTCGACGCCGGGCTCCAGCCGGAGGATCCCGCGCAGGGCGACTGGACCACGGCGTCCGGCTACCGCATCGGCACGGAGCTCGGCCGGCGAACCGACATCACGGGCATCGTCGCCGCGAACGACCAGATGGCCCTCGGCATCATGCACGCGCTGCACGAGCTCGGCCGCGACGTTCCGGGCGACATCAGCGTGGTCGGCTTCGACGACACCGAGGAGTCGAGCTCCTTCTGGCCGCCGCTCACGACCGTGCACCAGGACTTCACCGAGATCGGCCGGCGCTCGATGCAGGTGCTGCTCGAGATGCTCGACGGCCGCGAGCCCTCGGGCGACCGCATCGTGCCGACGCGGCTCGTGGTGCGCGAGAGCGCGGGGGCGCCGCGGGGCGACGGGCGCTGA
- a CDS encoding glycosyltransferase family 9 protein yields MPVVAPLHETFPDVRSIAVLRGGGLGDLIFALPAIAALRAAYPGARITLLGTPLHRALLGGRPGGPDEIEVLPIAHGVRDVPGTDPDPDEIEAFAARMRARRFDLAVQVHGGGRNSNPFLLRLGARHTVGTATDDAERLERVIPYLYYQHEVLRGLEVAGLAGAPVADLEPVVQVTDAERAAAAERVTGARGGLVVIHPGATDPRRRWPVESFAEVARRAAADDAQVVVVGDATDAADADRIVALGREGLPAEQAGRITSLADSLSLGELAGLFTHADVVLGNDSGPRHLAQAVGARTVGVFWFGNVINAAAFGRTRHRIHIGWTTRCPVCGVDVTQVGWTAERCAHDPSHVAEVRVDDVHADVDQLRRASLAERVPA; encoded by the coding sequence GTGCCCGTCGTCGCCCCGCTCCACGAGACATTCCCCGACGTCCGCTCCATCGCCGTGCTGCGCGGCGGCGGGCTCGGCGACCTGATCTTCGCGCTGCCCGCGATCGCCGCGCTGCGGGCCGCGTACCCGGGGGCGCGGATCACGCTGCTCGGCACGCCGCTGCACCGCGCGCTCCTCGGCGGGCGGCCGGGCGGGCCCGACGAGATCGAGGTGCTGCCGATCGCGCACGGCGTTCGGGACGTGCCCGGCACGGATCCCGACCCCGACGAGATCGAGGCGTTCGCGGCCCGGATGCGCGCGCGCCGCTTCGACCTCGCGGTGCAGGTGCACGGCGGCGGACGCAACTCCAACCCGTTCCTGCTGCGGCTCGGCGCGCGCCACACGGTGGGCACCGCGACCGACGACGCCGAGCGGCTCGAGCGCGTGATCCCGTACCTCTACTACCAGCACGAGGTGCTGCGCGGGCTCGAGGTGGCGGGGCTCGCGGGCGCGCCCGTCGCCGATCTGGAGCCGGTCGTCCAGGTGACCGACGCCGAGCGGGCAGCGGCGGCCGAGCGCGTGACGGGCGCACGGGGCGGGCTCGTCGTGATCCACCCGGGCGCCACCGACCCGCGCCGCCGCTGGCCGGTCGAGTCGTTCGCGGAGGTCGCGCGCCGGGCCGCCGCGGACGACGCGCAGGTGGTCGTCGTGGGCGACGCGACGGACGCCGCGGACGCCGACCGCATCGTCGCGCTGGGCCGGGAGGGGCTGCCCGCGGAACAGGCCGGGCGGATCACCTCGCTCGCCGACTCCCTGAGCCTCGGCGAGCTCGCCGGCCTCTTCACGCACGCCGACGTCGTGCTCGGCAACGACAGCGGCCCGCGCCACCTCGCCCAGGCGGTCGGAGCGCGCACGGTCGGGGTGTTCTGGTTCGGCAACGTGATCAACGCCGCGGCGTTCGGCCGGACGCGGCACCGGATCCACATCGGCTGGACCACGCGCTGCCCGGTCTGCGGTGTCGACGTGACCCAGGTCGGCTGGACCGCGGAGCGCTGCGCGCACGACCCGTCGCATGTCGCCGAGGTGCGCGTCGACGACGTGCACGCGGACGTGGACCAGCTGCGACGGGCGTCGCTCGCGGAGCGCGTGCCGGCGTAG
- a CDS encoding alpha/beta hydrolase yields MTRAHRRRETALALAAVLVGLVILPAPPGSGVEGGFAQLDRYAALTQAQAQRMIQAHPALELQVMDASPARVVSWWAAKDRKHQRALIRSSPALVGNLDGVDYASRDAANRRQLRAELRTEREAVAAHPDDADARDRLTALTAIRDALKPEARAASGGRRGAEPKRWLVSLSQRNPPLAAIAVGDLDTARQVTFTVPGMGTYTDDMQLWTETAQNVFDAQASVGAPAAHAVVAWIGYRTPPPGIDATLGDYAERGAPMLASELAGLQAARHGGDLASVNVIAHSYGSTMAADALAARDLGVDSFVMLGSAGVEDGIDDARDLHARHVYAGEAADDDEAVWGRLSRQDPRAPGFGATVISVDGDPARGLLPVTTHAPVLHSSWNDDPDSRAWTTIRDPAERAAEFAAHEKTYGYLDAGTESLRNAAIATTPHATERLDAAG; encoded by the coding sequence GTGACCCGAGCCCACCGACGCCGCGAGACCGCGCTCGCCCTCGCCGCCGTGCTCGTCGGCCTCGTGATCCTGCCGGCCCCGCCCGGATCCGGAGTCGAGGGCGGCTTCGCGCAGCTCGACCGCTACGCCGCCCTCACCCAGGCTCAGGCCCAGCGGATGATCCAGGCGCACCCTGCCCTCGAGCTGCAGGTGATGGACGCGTCGCCCGCCCGCGTCGTCTCCTGGTGGGCCGCCAAGGACCGGAAGCACCAGCGCGCGCTCATCCGCAGCTCGCCCGCGCTCGTCGGCAACCTCGACGGCGTCGACTACGCCTCACGCGACGCGGCCAACCGACGCCAGCTGCGCGCCGAGCTGCGCACCGAGCGGGAGGCGGTCGCCGCCCACCCGGACGACGCCGACGCGCGCGACCGCCTCACCGCGCTCACGGCGATCCGCGACGCGCTCAAGCCGGAGGCCCGCGCGGCCTCGGGCGGGCGCCGCGGCGCGGAGCCGAAGCGCTGGCTCGTGTCGCTCAGCCAGCGGAACCCGCCGCTCGCCGCCATAGCGGTCGGCGACCTCGACACCGCCCGCCAGGTCACCTTCACGGTGCCGGGCATGGGCACCTACACCGACGACATGCAGCTCTGGACCGAGACCGCGCAGAACGTGTTCGACGCGCAGGCCTCCGTCGGCGCCCCGGCCGCGCACGCGGTGGTGGCGTGGATCGGCTACCGCACCCCGCCTCCCGGCATCGACGCGACGCTCGGCGACTACGCGGAGCGCGGCGCCCCGATGCTCGCGAGCGAGCTCGCCGGGCTGCAGGCCGCCCGGCACGGCGGCGACCTGGCCAGCGTGAACGTCATCGCGCACTCGTACGGATCCACCATGGCCGCCGACGCCCTCGCCGCCCGCGACCTCGGCGTCGACTCCTTCGTGATGCTCGGCTCAGCCGGCGTCGAGGACGGCATCGACGACGCGCGCGACCTGCACGCCCGCCACGTCTACGCGGGTGAGGCCGCGGACGACGACGAGGCCGTGTGGGGCCGGCTCTCCCGGCAGGATCCGCGTGCCCCCGGCTTCGGCGCGACCGTCATCTCGGTCGACGGGGATCCCGCGCGCGGCCTCCTCCCCGTCACGACGCACGCCCCCGTCCTGCACTCGAGCTGGAACGACGACCCGGACTCGCGCGCCTGGACGACCATCCGGGATCCGGCCGAGCGCGCGGCCGAGTTCGCCGCGCACGAGAAGACGTACGGCTACCTCGACGCGGGCACGGAGTCGCTGCGCAATGCGGCGATCGCGACGACACCGCACGCGACGGAGCGGCTGGACGCGGCGGGCTGA
- a CDS encoding glycoside hydrolase family 26 protein gives MPTRRRLKCAVVTAVAPAVVTATVLVAPAVSARAASAQVVPTAPAAIVLTVASGPVGTPVTVTGTGFAAKKAAVVAVGSTTKRITTTAAGKFTAAVTIPRTSLSTIRITATAGTRSAGAAFTVTQAKSSSSARSAAPAPAPTTTPAPTTTAPTPATTSAPTTTSTSTAPGSAAGSTASAAPAISSARLRLGLSTPGGPTANGELDAASATLGESPSIVMSHVDFTHPAPIAGLQSVAARGADSLITWEPWQGGAGVDQAAYTNARIIAGDQDAYIRSWGADLAKYGKTVYLRYGHEMNGNWYPWSDGVNGNASGSYVAAWKHVHDLVVAQGATNVKWVWSPNVPYPGSTDLASLYPGADQVDVVALDGYNWGAISGQRWTAPADLFGPGIAQLRAVAPGKPLVIGEVASSETGGSKAAWDKDLVAYLQAQPDVLGFVWFDFTKEADWRIDSSAASATALRDALALRRG, from the coding sequence ATGCCCACTCGCCGCCGTCTCAAATGCGCCGTCGTCACCGCCGTCGCACCGGCGGTCGTGACGGCCACCGTGCTCGTCGCCCCCGCGGTCTCCGCTCGCGCCGCCTCGGCCCAGGTCGTCCCCACGGCACCCGCCGCGATCGTCCTCACCGTCGCCTCCGGGCCGGTCGGCACACCCGTGACCGTCACCGGCACGGGCTTCGCCGCGAAGAAGGCCGCGGTCGTCGCCGTCGGATCGACCACGAAGCGCATCACCACCACCGCCGCGGGGAAGTTCACGGCCGCGGTCACGATCCCCCGCACCTCGCTCTCCACCATCCGGATCACCGCGACGGCCGGCACGCGCTCGGCCGGGGCCGCCTTCACCGTCACGCAGGCGAAGTCGAGCTCCTCCGCGCGCTCCGCCGCACCGGCACCCGCCCCCACCACGACCCCCGCGCCGACGACGACCGCGCCCACTCCCGCGACGACGTCGGCTCCCACGACCACGAGCACGAGCACCGCGCCGGGGAGCGCGGCCGGATCCACCGCGTCCGCCGCCCCCGCCATCAGCTCCGCCCGCCTGCGCCTCGGCCTCTCGACCCCCGGCGGCCCCACGGCGAACGGCGAGCTCGACGCCGCGTCCGCGACCCTCGGCGAGAGCCCGTCCATCGTGATGAGCCACGTCGACTTCACGCACCCGGCGCCCATCGCGGGCCTGCAGAGCGTGGCCGCGCGCGGTGCCGACAGCCTCATCACGTGGGAGCCGTGGCAGGGCGGCGCGGGCGTCGACCAGGCCGCCTACACGAACGCGCGCATCATCGCGGGCGACCAGGACGCCTACATCCGCTCGTGGGGCGCCGACCTCGCGAAGTACGGCAAGACCGTCTACCTCCGCTACGGACACGAGATGAACGGCAACTGGTACCCGTGGTCGGACGGCGTGAACGGCAACGCATCCGGCTCGTACGTCGCCGCGTGGAAGCACGTGCACGACCTCGTGGTCGCGCAGGGCGCCACGAACGTGAAGTGGGTGTGGAGCCCGAACGTGCCGTACCCGGGATCCACCGACCTCGCCTCCCTCTACCCCGGCGCCGACCAGGTCGACGTCGTCGCGCTCGACGGCTACAACTGGGGCGCGATCTCCGGCCAGCGCTGGACCGCGCCGGCCGACCTCTTCGGCCCCGGAATCGCGCAGCTGCGCGCCGTCGCGCCGGGCAAGCCGCTCGTCATCGGCGAGGTCGCCTCGAGCGAGACGGGCGGATCCAAGGCCGCGTGGGACAAGGACCTCGTGGCGTACCTGCAGGCGCAGCCCGACGTGCTCGGCTTCGTGTGGTTCGACTTCACGAAGGAGGCGGACTGGCGCATCGACAGCTCGGCCGCCTCCGCCACGGCGCTGCGCGACGCCCTCGCCCTCCGGCGGGGCTGA